One genomic segment of Mytilus galloprovincialis chromosome 5, xbMytGall1.hap1.1, whole genome shotgun sequence includes these proteins:
- the LOC143075125 gene encoding galectin-3-binding protein A-like: MWFLVLLVTLRQTGVASTSQDSIRLVDGSYSSEGRLEIYHNGKWGTVCDDGFNCADAMVACRQLGYSIGVSLGNSVSHGLSTIWLDGVQCSGSESTIAECRHNAWGVHDCHHYEDVGVRCFRLKESCVPTSGGWSPWSEWSTCTITCGGGLQRRSRDCNNPRPGYGANYCVGASVANQVCNH, from the exons ATGTGGTTCCTCGTATTATTGGTGACATTACGACA GACCGGCGTTGCCAGCACGTCACAAG ACAGTATACGTTTAGTTGATGGGTCGTATTCATCGGAAGGAAGATTAGAGATTTATCATAACGGTAAATGGGGAACTGTCTGTGACGATGGTTTTAATTGTGCTGATGCAATGGTAGCTTGTCGCCAACTTGGCTACAG TATAGGAGTATCCTTGGGTAACTCAGTAAGTCATGGTCTTAGCACAATTTGGCTGGACGGCGTCCAGTGTAGTGGCTCGGAGAGTACCATAGCAGAATGTCGACATAATGCATGGGGAGTTCATGACTGTCATCATTATGAAGATGTCGGAGTACGTTGCTTTAGATTGAAAGAAAGTTGTG TACCAACCAGTGGTGGTTGGAGTCCATGGTCAGAATGGAGTACCTGTACAATAACATGTGGAGGTGGTCTTCAACGAAGATCACGTGATTGCAATAACCCTCGTCCTGGTTATGGCGCGAACTACTGTGTAGGAGCATCAGTTGCAAATCAAGTCTGTAACCATTAG